The genomic segment TAATATAGAAATTCCTGAGAAAGCTATAATTGTTGAGATTGATGAGGATTGTTATATGAGGGCTATAAATAATATTGTGCAGAATATTTTTACTCATAGCAAAGCAGCAAACATATCAATAACAGCATCAGAGGGGAATGGTAAATTTAGACTCGAGATAGGTGATGATGGGATAGGGATAGCAAAGGAAGATTTGAATTATATTTTTGAAAGATTATACCAGTGTAATAAAGGAAGATCCGGAAAAGGGAATGGACTGGGATTAAATATTTCAAAATTATTGCTAGAGAAAATGGGTGGGACAATTAGTGCATTTAGTGAACCGGGTAAAGGAACAGTATTTTGTATTGAATTTTCAGTTATACAAAGGTAACAAAAAAGATGATACGTTCGAGTATCATCTTTTTCGTATTAAATAAATTACAAGGTTCTTGTCAGGTTTCTGTCAGGTTCCTGTCAGAAAAATATATTATACTGTAAAACATAGAAGATTCTGAAAGGAGAAAAACCAAATGTCACAATACATTATACAAACACGTGATTTAACTAAAACATATGGAGAACAGAAAAGTGTTTCCAATCTAAATATGCATGTAAGAAAAGGAAAGATATATGGACTCTTAGGGAGAAATGGAGCTGGAAAAACCACAACTATGAAAATGCTGCTAAACCTCATAGAACCGACATCAGGTTCCATACGTATTTTTAATAGAGATATAAGGCTTGAAGAGAAAAAAATATTACCTCGAATAGGATCACTGATTGAAAGTCCTGGATTTTACCCTAATTTGACAGGTACGGAAAATCTTAGAATTTTTGCGAAATTGAGAGGAATCCCAAGAACTGATGCTATCGAACAGGCATTAAAACTTGTTAATTTACCCTACAAAGATAAAAAGTTATATTCGCAGTATTCATTAGGAATGAAACAGCGATTAGCTATAGCATTAGCGGTAATGCATGATCCAGAAATATTAATTTTGGATGAACCAATTAATGGCTTAGATCCGATAGGAATCGCAGAAATAAGAACATTTATAGAAGATTTATCTAAAAATAGAGGGAAAACTATATTGATCTCTAGCCATATACTTTCAGAAATTGCTGTTTTAGCAGACGATATTGGTATTATTGATAAAGGCGTACTCATTGAAGAGGGAAGTATGAAGGAATTAGAAGAAAAAAATGGAAAATATGTACACTTCAAGGTTTCTGATAATGCCCAAGCAGCAAGAATACTGTCAGTGTATTATAAAGAATCAAATTTTAAGGTATCAGGAAACCAAGATATAAATGTGTATAATCTCAGTATATCAATACCAGATATAGTTCGTTCCTTTGTTCAAGAAGGAGTAGACGTGATGGACGCTCATTTGTGTGAAGATACTTTAGAGGACTATTTTAAAAAAGTGACAGGAGGGGAAGGAATTGCTTGATTTAGTCAGATGTGAGTTTACAAAATTGAAAAGAAGGAAAATCGCGCTCATGCTGATTGTATTATCATGTTTTTTCCCCTTAATTGTGGTTATAACAACTAAGAACGGGATGTCTGGTGATCTGAGCACACATTATTTGAAAATGAGGTTTGATTTATCCTTTACTATGACACAGGGCTATGGTCTTGTATTCCTTGCACCTTGTTTAATAGGAATGCTTGCGACAATCTTGTTCTTTATGGAACGAGATAATGATACATTTAAAAATATTAGAACAGTGCCCGTGACAATTACCAAAATGATCCTTGCAAAGATCTGTGTACTTTTTATATATGGTACTCTTTTTAGCCTGGCGAGTGTATCATTTACAATATTCTTTTCATGGATATTGAAGGTTGGTATTATATATGATTTAGCATACAAGCTAGGATTTAGTATTATATTTGGGCTTGTGATAACGATAGCGTCACTTCCTATTGTGGTTATAATAGTATATTTTAATAAATCCTATTTAGTGTCTACATTGTTGGCATTTTTTTATTCGATTCTAAATTGGGGAATTATCGGTTTATTTGAAACAATGGCAGTGAAAGGTACCGCAAAATTTCTAAATCTATTTCCAGTTATATGTGCGATGGACTGGACAAGCGGTAAACTGGTAGATCATGTAATAAAAGATAATTTGTCAAAAGAAGCATATATTATGTTTCCGTCAGATATTTATGCATTTTTGGTATTAGGAGTAACATTGTTCTTATCTTTAATGCTTATGATTAGATTTTATAAAAAATGGACGAGGTAATTTAAATGGGAAATATTATATCAACAGAGTTATTAAAAATTAAAAGATATTCAGTTGTAAAAGCTGGATTAGTTATGATGTCGCTATCTGTGTTAATGAGTTGCTTTTATTCAACTGCAAGCACAAATAAAGTATGGGATTTTCAGTATTTTATACAGCAGGTAATTATTAGTAATTGTACATTATTTTTCCCGATTATTATTACATTAGTCGCTGTGTACATTATTTCCAGGGAAACAACAGATGATACATTAAAATCTATTTTAACAGTACCTATTTCATATAAAAAGTTACTTATTGCTAAATTTTGGCTGCTTTTATTTTTAACTATAGTATTTAGTATTTTTAACGCTCTTTTGTCAATATGTTTTAATGCTTTTTTAGGATTTTCTGGAATGAATATTCATATGATGCTGATGTCAGCCGCTCAGATTATTGTATCTGACATATTGGTGTATATATCAGTACTTCCCATTATTATTGTTTGTGCTTTTGCAGAAGGAAAATCATTGCTGGGAGTTGCCGTTGCATTCATCTACGGATATTTTGCAACAATGGAAGGAAGTATGCTTAATTGGTTTCCAATCAAGGCTGCAATGATACTTGTTGATCCTAAATGCGGAAGCGAATATGGAATAACATATAAAATTCCTCCTGCGGCGATGTCTATAATTGGGGTTTTGGTGGTTTCCATACTATTGTTTCAAATGCTAAACAGAACCAAAAAGAATGTTTATATGAAATCAAAAAGAAAAGTAAAGGTAAAACAAACAAGACGGAAAGGGTGGTAAAAAATGGTGGATTGAATGTAAAGAAATGTTGTCCGTAATCATAATCATAAACAATTTTAATATATGTTTGTAAGGAAGGAGAAGAGAAAATACATACTGCTAGTCAAGTGAACTTAACAGAACCTTTTAAGGAAATGAGAAATGAAAAAATAAATATCTTAGGATGAACCTGAAGGGTTCTGTATTCCTGCAGTATTTTGTGAAAAATTAAATCGTATAGATATAGACATTTTGAATTTACATATGGTATCTATGCAAGAAGCAGTTAGGAGCGTGCCTTATGAAGAAAAATTATAGAAATCCAATGACAAGACCAGAAAATTTTATGAATCCGGCAGGAAATGTAATGAAGGAAATTAAAGAGGCGGATTTAAACAATTTTTCCGCAGGTGCTGGTGAACCAAGAGTTTCCGATGGCTCTCAGTTCTGTACATCAACAAAAGAATGTAACTGGGGAACAATTATGTTTGTTTGCTGTTAGTTTATGAGAGTGGTATGAAACCACAGGTATGATGACTACTGAATGAATAGGTTTGGCTTCTATGCATAGATATCATATGCAAATTCAAAATTTTTTACGTAATGGAGGAGATTATTATGGATAAAAATAATTGTGACAATAATTCCTATTTTTATGAAAGAAATTATTATAAGGATGTTCCAATCAAAGATACTCAAATATTAGAATATTGGAATAACATTTTAGGTAAAGATGTTATTGAATTAATAGATAAGGCTTATGGGGTTTCTATAGAGCAGATATTATTTTCAGAGTATTCGTTAAATCATAAATATATTAGCTTTGCAACGTTAAATCAGGAATATTCTGATATGTGTAATGAGAAGGCTATATCCTATTTGACTAAAAAAGGAACAAAAGTATTATTTGATCAATTTGTTCTCAGGTTTCTGGGATATGGGAAACGGGTTTTAGAAAGAAAGAGTAGAAAAGGATATATTGTTAAAGTAGTTCAGGACTGTTTTTTGAAAAATTTAGCGGAAAGGATTTTAGATGTTTCTTTAAGCACTCTTATTTTTGAAATGTATTTAGCAAAAGAACAAGGAGAACTTAGAGGAAATGATGAAGCAGAAGAATATAAAGACTATAATCAGAGATTTCTTGGTAATGATAAGTATATAAAAGAATTATTTTCCATATATCCAGGTCTTAAAAGAATGCTGATAGAATTAATGGAAAATTTGGCAAATAATTATATATTATTGCAGGAAAGAATGGAAAAGGATACTTTACTTTTAGAAGATAAATTTGGTGGGAAAAAGGGCTGGACTGAAGTAAAAAACATAAGAACGAGTGGTTCAGATTCACATAAGAAAGGAAATAGTGTTTTTTTAATTCAGTTTCAAGATGGAAGAAAAATAGTTTATAAACCACACGGACTGAAGGTGGAGAAAGCATATCAGTCATTTTTGGAGTTTATTTCTTCCAATTGTAAAAAGGACTTTAAGCAATTTTTGATTTTAGATTGTGGGGACTATGGATGGGAAGAATTTGTAGTTAATCTTCCTTGTAACAGTGAGGCTGAAGTCAGGAATTATTATTATCGGATAGGAGTGCTTGTTTTTTGCAATTATATATTAAATGTCAATGATATACATACTGAAAATCTTATTGCTAATGGGGGATATCCGGTTGTTGTAGATGCCGAGACTGTCTTAGATAATAAAAGGGACAAAAAGAAAAAATCAGGTAGAGAAAAAATTTACGATAAGATACATGAATCAGTGTTGTATTCTGGAGTACTGCCTTTTTATAAATACACTAAAAATGGAAAAGGTATAAATATGAGTGCTCTTAATGGCCAAGAGGGAGAGCAATATCCAATACTGATTCCAAGATTAAAAAATGCTGGGACATCAAATATGCATTATGAATATGAAAGACCTATTACTCAAGCTAGTAATAATTTACTGAGACTGGGGGAAAAGGTAAAAGAACCTAATCAGTATATAGATGAGATATGCGAAGGTTTTTTTGACGCATATACATTTTGTTTGGACAATAAGAAGCTTATATTAAACTATGTTTCGATATTTGAAAATATTGAAGTTAGGCATTTAGTCCAAGATACTCAGCGGTATTCCATGCTATTGCACACATCATACAATCCGGATTTTCTTCAAGATGCGAAAGATAGGCAACTATTTTTGTGTGCAGTGTTAAAAAATGTGGAACAGATGCAAGGGAATATGGAAATTGCAAAACTGGAAATAAAGGATATGCTGAATATGGATATTCCATATTTTTATAGCAATACTTCAAAAGAAGATCTTTATGGATCAGAAGGGGAAGTGGTGAAGAACTATTTTGCTGAGTCTAGTATTCAACATCTTAGAAATAAGATCTGTTCTATGGGCAAGAAAGATAGAGAAGAACAGATTAGATTTATAAAAATAATTTTAACAGATTTGAATGATGTAAAAGTTGAGAAACCTAAAAAAGATATAAATGAACTTTGTATAAGTAGAAGCGATAATGAACATGGACAAAAGGAATATAAAAAAAATGCCATATTAAAAATTTTACATACATTAGAGCAAAAAGCTTTTTATGGTGATGATGGGCAGGATATAAATTGGATAGGAATAACATCTATTGGAAATTCTGAAAATTCTTCTTGGAATATCCAACCATTAGGGGTTTATTTATATGAAGGATTAGGAGGAATTGCCCTTTTTTATAATGCACTACAGCAATCAGATTTTGATGTGGATTTGTCAGCAGCCTGCAAAGCATTTGAGACCATGATGTTTCAATATACCGATGATATGTTGGAACGATCCACGGATTTAGAAAAGGAAAGTAGCGGTGCTTATGCGGGGGAAGCTTCTGTTATATATGTATACGAAGTTTTATATAAGATAACAGGAAAACAAAAATATTTAGAATATGCAGAAAAACATTGCAAAATTTTAGAGTATGCATTGAAAGCAGATGAAAATAATGATCTGATTTATGGTAATGCAGGTGCCGTTATTGTTCTTCTTAATCTTTATCACTTAGCTCAAAAGGATATATATTTGCAATTGGCGTGCGAAGCAGGGAACATTCTTATAAAAAATCAGAATAAGGGTAAGTGGTGCTGCGGAAACGGGCAGAGCTTATCTGGGCTGTCACATGGAATTACAGGTATAATTTATGCTCTTACAAAGTTAAATAATGAGCAATTTCATATTGAATATCAAAAGGCAATACACTCTGGATTAATATATGAAAATACCATGTATTCTGATAAATATAATAATTGGTTAGACAATCGGGAGGAGGCAAAAAAAGAAGAAAACTCTGATAATAGATGCATGGCAGCATGGTGTCATGGGGCACCAGGGATTTTATTGGCAAGAAGTAAGATGTATAACCTGGTTAAAGACAGTAGTGATTATATAACAGTACAATGTGATATTGAACGTGCACTATTTGCGACAAAAATGTATGGATTTACAGATAATGACTGTCTATGTCATGGGAATTTGGGGAATACAGAAATATTACTTGAATATTCAAAAGAATGTAATGATGAAGAAGTAAGACATATGATGTTGTCTGCGAGAACACAAATTGCTATGGATATTATAAATGAAAATTACGATTGTGCAAGGTCTTATTTGCATGGGTATAAGATACCAGGATTTATGACAGGAATCTCAGGAATGGGATACTCTCTATTAAGAGATTTGTACCCAGAATTACCATGCATTTTGGCTCTGGAGATTTAGGAGCGTAATTGCTAAGTAATATTTAACAAAGGGAGGAACTTGATGTTTCAAAAAAAAGTGCATTATGTTTCACAGCTAGGAAGCATGGATTGTGGCATAGCATGTCTGACAATGATTCTTAATTATTACGGGTGTAAAAGTGATATCGTGGACATAGGGGCAGAGATTCAGATTGGCAGAGACGGTATGACCTTAGCTCAAATGAAAGAATTAGCAGAAAAGTATGGATTTAAATTTGCTGCATACCAGTATAATCATGAAGAAAAAAACTTAATAGAGTATCTTCCAGCCATTTTGTGTAATGATTCCCACTATGTGGTAGTTGATAAAACTAAGAAGAAAGGAAAATATATTCTGTTTGATCCAGCAAATGGAAAAAGAGTTGTCGATTTTTTAGAATTAAAAAACGGATACAAGGATATTCTTGTATCCGTTATTCCAAGTAGAAATATTAAGAAAATAAAAAAAACCAAATTTAAAATAGAGGTAAAATTCTCTCAATTTATGATTGCAATTATGTTGATGCTTATGTGTCAACTTATTACATTAGCTGTTCCAATGGTTGTGCAAAAAGTAATAGATAGTTTATCTTCTGCCCATATTACAATTCATATATGGAAAATTACACTTTTAGTTCTTCTGATTATGTGTGCCCATTTTGTATTGAGCTTACTAAGACAGAAAATTTTATTGAATATTAACATGAAACTTTTTAAAACAATGATTTCTAATATGATTCATAAAATTTTCCGTTTGGATGTAAGTTTTTTTGAATGGCATTCCGCAGGTGACATAGGGAACCGTTTCAATAGTATAAATCAGTTGAACGACATTCTTACCAATGGATTTATAAACATTATAATCCAAGGGATTACATCCTTGGTATGTTTAGCTGTTATGACCAGTATATCTCCATATTTGACTGCATTTGTTCTAGTTGTTTCTATTATACAGATCGCCATAATGATTTTATTAAATGGTAAAAATCTCATAAAGACGAAAGAGTATATATACTCACAGAGTACAATACAGGGAGAACTGATAGATACTCTGGAGAATATAATGGAAATAAAATGTATGGGGATGGATAATGCAGTTAAATCAAATTTACAAAATTCTTATAGTAAGTTAATAGAAAGATTCAAGGGAAAAACTCGAATTAGTAATTTGATGAATAGTTTTTCCTCAACCTTAAACTTGATTTTCCCTTTAATGATTTACGTGATTGGAAGTTATAGTGTGAAGCAAGGAGGGTTAACGATAGGACAACTTATAGCCTATGCAACCTTAGTGGGATATTTTACAGCACCTTTTACTACCGTTGTATTGTTGTTACCGAGTATCAATAGTATTAAAGAAGTGCTTTTACGTTATAAGGAACTAATGATTTTTAGAGAAAATTATCATACGGGAGTTCTTGTACCTGGAAAATTTGAAAATTTAAAAATAAGTTCGGTTTCATATTGCTACAATAGTGGGCAGGCATACGCATTGAATAATGTTTCTCTTGATCTTAGGCGAGGCGAGAGAATTGCTATTGTTGGTTTATCGGGTAGTGGAAAATCAACCTTGATAAAAGCCATACTGGGTGCCGTGGATATTAATCAAGGATGTATTGAGATAAATAATTATGATATCAGATCAATGTCGAAGGAACAGATTTATAAATGGTTTTCAGTAGTTACTCAAAATCCTATGTGCTTAAATGCAAGTATAAGAAAGAATATTGATATTATAGGTGATGCTCCGGATGAGAAAATATGGAAGGTACTAGACATTGTAGCATTAAAAGAGGAAGTTTTAAGTATGCCGTTGGGATTGGATACACTTGTTGGAGAAGGAGGACAAAATATTTCAGGTGGTCAAAAACAGCGTATTGCCATAGCAAGAGCTCTGCTTAGCGATACGGAGGTAGTTATTTTTGATGAAGCTACCAGTAATCTGGATCAGCTTACAGAAAAGAAAATTTATGATAACCTAAGGTCTACCAATAAAACGCAAATTATCATTACTCATAGACTTTCCTCTATTCGAGATACGGATTATATCTATGTATTGAACAGGGGAAGCATCATTGAACAGGGAACACATTTGGATTTGATGAAGAAAAAGGGATGGTATTTTGAGAGTATTCAATGACAGATAGGAATTAAATTATGATATGAAAAGCCATTGTATGGGGAGGTATTACAGATGAAGAAGAAAGAGATAGTTATTGGGGTGAGCGTACTGATTAGTGCATCACTTCCCATTTCAGTTTATGCTGCTTCAAATGAAAGTATGAGTTCTAGAGGTTTTATAATTGATGAAACTAATGAGTTTGAGGATATCGTTAAGCAAATTTTAGATGTTAAGTCAAAACATCCGGAATGGAGTGAACAGCAGATAAGTGATTTTATGGATCAGATTCATGCTATTAAGAAAGATGGCGTCATAGACATTTGGAACGCACTTACTTCTTCTGAGAAAAAATTAGTGATTCGATATCCGTTTGATGCACTAAAAGTCAATAAAGCAAAGGAAATTGCCACTAAACAAACCGAAAGAAAATTCGGAAAAAATGGTTTGGGTGACAGGAGTGACGCATTTAGACACGGAATATGGAATGCCGAAATGACAGTTTTGATAGGAAGTGAAAAAGCAGAGCTTTTTGCGACAGCACATGAAGATAAAGATACTACTGGAAACGAAAGCGATGGATATACAAAAGATGAGCACAAAAAAATGGATTTACATAACAATGAAATAGGGAGGAAATTAGGTGCAGATAACCTATCTGCACCAGAAGAGAAAATGGCGGAAATCATATATGACGAGATAATGAGAGAAGATTCGCTGTTTGTATGGCTGCATGAATGAAAAAGTTAGAACGTATGAACTGAAATGAAATATATCTCTAAGACAGTCGCAGATATTTTATTGATGTTTAGATATCTGTGACTGTTTTTGAATAGAAATAATAGTCGTTAAAAATGTCTGCTCTGACTAAATTTGAAAGAAGAATCAGAATGAGAACCAAGTACTAATGTATAGCCATGAATTAGATGTGAAATCTGTTAAATGATGGTCAAATGAGAATGAGGGGGCTGTAGAAAAATATTTATCAACATATTATTTGTCGATTTAGTTTAAGTAATGACAATAACAATAATAAAGGGGGACTTGATTTCTCATATCCCCCAGTGTATAATCTAATTAAGAAAGGTAATCAGATGCAAGATCTGATGCCCTCAGTAAAATTTAATTTTTTTCTATGTTAAGACATAGCATCCATCAAACTTTCTCAGGGTTTATCGTGGATGCTATTTCTTATCATGTCGATTATCTATGTAAGTCAGAGCCGCAAAAACTACTAAAAGCAATGTGAGTACTTCCATTGTGTTCATGGGCATCACCCTCCTTTAAAAACTAGAGGGCTGGTCGAAATTGCATCCGCATCTCTTTCTCGATTAGCTATACTCGCTCAGTATAGCATGGAATATCTTGTATCGCAATAAGAAATGGATGTAGTGAGCTCCTTTTCATATTGCTTTTGGTAATCAGATATTTTGTTTGATAATCCTTGTAATGATGCCAACAGCAACATTCCGTTCTTCATCAATATGTGTCACAACAAAGGACACCTTATCTTTCTTCCCAACGGTGCGGCTGTCGTAGCAACTGTGAGCAATGGCGTTGACACCCAATTCTAACCGGACAAAAACAGTTCCTTTGTGGATGTCTTCCACCGTACCGGCATATTTTCCTTGTACCCGACAATTTTTCAGATTTTCTTTGCTGGTGTTGCCTTCCACGCTTTTTACATCTGCATGGATAGAGAGCGTTTCCGGGGAATCTCCCTGGATAGCTAAGATCCGGACCAGAATATGTTCCCCTACCTGGAATCGTTCCCTGGCATCACCCAGCCAGTCAAAAGACAGATCTCTTGCAAGGATGGAAGTTTCTACACCAAAGATTTCTGCCCGGACTACTTTTTCAGCAACGGCAATGACTCTGGCCTGCACAATACGGTCTTCGTGGATTTTATTCTGTCCGGAAGAGTCCTGATCAAAATAGAAAATCTGACGTTTCTTCAGCATAGCATCTTTCCGGCTGGCAACGATGCTTCTGGATTTGGTATCCAGTCCTTTGATTACAAAGTCGATTTCACTACCAAGCATGTTATTAAGGACTTTGTTCTGTCTAAGAGAGAAATCTCCGTAATCATGAGTTTCATCTTGGATCAGATTGATCATCATTTCCGAGATAGGGATGACTGCCCGATAATCTTTATAGTAAATAATTGCTATTAAGCTGCCGGCTTCGGTCTTTTCAATACCTCCCAGAATGCCGGTGAGAATTTTCCGGGTACGATAGGCATTTTGGATGTCATGCCAGATTAAATCCGCTTTTGATTGAGCAGTTTCTAATACAGTATCGGAGTCAAGGGTTAAAATAGGGGTGTTCAGGTTCATTGTTTCGTTTGCCATAAATGTTATCTCCTTTCAAAATGTGTTATGACATGATGGAATCTTTATCTAAAGGAACCATGCCAGAGTCGGGGGAATCTTCTATAAAATTTTCCTGAAAGAAATCCTCCATAAAATCATCGGGAGTAGGTTCCTGATAAACGGGTTCGGATGTAAAATGTGGTTTCTGTTTTGCTATTGACGCAGAAGATGAACGGCGTTTCCTTTTGGCTGATCCGGGTGAGGGCTGTGGTCGATACTCTGTTTCTTCCGAAGACCCATTTTTGCGCCATTCAGGTATGTGTTCCGATGCTTTTCTTGGTGTCAGCTTTTTGGCATCTGGATGCAGGGTATAATCGTACTTTTCTACTTTTAGGACTTTTTGCCCACGTAGGATAACCAAAGCAGTATCAAGCGGGAGCCGCAAGATTTCATCTGGTGTTAAGAGTTTTCGTTTGCCGATAGATTTTGTCTGCCGGTATTCCGGTGTATAGTCGGATACCCGCCAGCTATTGAGCTGCTTGGCTTCGCTGCTTACCCCTACGGTCACATCGCCGCTGCGGTTGCTGATAAAGGTAGCAGTAACTTCATCTGTGCAGCCCAAAAAGAGCTGGGTATCACAGTTGCCAATGATTTCCTGCCATTGGTTATAAGGATAGCGGTTCTGCATCTGGGGCAAATTCTGAAAGATGCAGGAAATGCTGAGATTCCGGCTTCGGATTACACTGATTTTCTTATTCAGTTCCAGGATAGCTCCGGTGTTGGCAAGCTCATCAGCCAGTATATGTACAGCAACAGGAAGTTTTCCTTCTTCTCCATACTTATCTGCATAACGGACCAGTTTGATGAAGATGAAGGTCATAAACAGGGAAGATAAAAAATCGAAGGTGCTGTCCTGGTCTGAGGTAATGCAAAAGTAAGCACATTTCTGTTTCCCTGGAAGTGTCAGATCAATCTCATCATAAGAGGTAATCTGCCGAATGAGTTTATTCTGAAATACCTGAAGTCTGGCACCCAATCCGATAATAACTCCGCTTCGCACGGTATCACTGGCTTGTTTGTAGATGCAGTAAGGAACTTTTGCTGGATGGGACACTGGGAGCAGATCAAAAAGACTGTTCAGCTCCTTTTCGGAACTCATGGTCAGCAGCTTATAAACCTGTCCAATATTTCTGGCTTCCGGCGGAAAGCCCTGATCTACATAGAGAACCAGGGCTTTTAGCAGGTTCATCTCCGCATTATCCCAGAAATGATCTCC from the Blautia wexlerae DSM 19850 genome contains:
- a CDS encoding VirD4-like conjugal transfer protein, CD1115 family; the encoded protein is MNRKWWKFLFLLPISVCTLYAGGYAAQFIKNYQEWTSAGNFAGNGTYPQAASLHPLVCFHTALTDFPYNLYGIFLCLVLFGLLTFLLMRMGYDRNGEISDHDRNLNYSTKGTYGTSGFMTPDEMMKVLELTGDVKKNKGTILGKLNGKAVCLPYQTRMNKNIAVYGASGSMKSRAFARNMIFQCVARGQEGNNASGESLIITDPKSELYESMSAYLENEGYVVKAFNLVNPENSDSWNCLGEINGQETMAQVFADVIIQNTGSGKGDHFWDNAEMNLLKALVLYVDQGFPPEARNIGQVYKLLTMSSEKELNSLFDLLPVSHPAKVPYCIYKQASDTVRSGVIIGLGARLQVFQNKLIRQITSYDEIDLTLPGKQKCAYFCITSDQDSTFDFLSSLFMTFIFIKLVRYADKYGEEGKLPVAVHILADELANTGAILELNKKISVIRSRNLSISCIFQNLPQMQNRYPYNQWQEIIGNCDTQLFLGCTDEVTATFISNRSGDVTVGVSSEAKQLNSWRVSDYTPEYRQTKSIGKRKLLTPDEILRLPLDTALVILRGQKVLKVEKYDYTLHPDAKKLTPRKASEHIPEWRKNGSSEETEYRPQPSPGSAKRKRRSSSASIAKQKPHFTSEPVYQEPTPDDFMEDFFQENFIEDSPDSGMVPLDKDSIMS